Below is a window of Fuerstiella sp. DNA.
CGATAGATCTTTTGCCGCACGTCTTCCATCGACAACCGGATCGCTATGTCTTCCATGTTCCAGTTACTTGCAGAAACACTGCTGATCAGGTCCAGGCTGCCTGCCAGAAATTGTTTGGCGAATTCCGGTGCGCCGGAAGTATTCAGCAGTTTTAGATAAACGGCTGGTGTCACAGTCAGGACAATCTGACCTGACTGGGGCCCTGCCGCATCACCTTCGGCAGGTTCGATGACGGACAGACTGACTTTCACATCGGCAAGTACACCCAGGTTTGCGCGATCCTGAGGGGACATTTCCGAAGGGGCCGTTTCAACTGTCAGTGCACCGTTGTTACTGAATGCCAGCAAAAATGAATCGTCGAACCTGAGACCGGACAGTTCAAATCCTTTTACGGCTTCGTGACGGAGATCAAACTGTAGTGCCGTGGCCACAACGTCATGAAAGTCTCCCGGCAGATCCAGTCTGATTTCGACCGATGAGTGCTGATCTGCAACCGGCATTCTCAGCAACGGAGCTGTTTCGGGTTCTCGAAATGAAAAGATCTCAGAACGTTCATCAACCGTGAGTTTCAGCAGACTGTAGTGAAGGACTGTCACGCGCGGATCCGCATTTCTTCCCGTGGATTGGTATGCAAAGTTGCTGCCATCCACAGTGAATGTGCCGATCTCTGTTGGTTTGCCTCCACCGGAGGCGTCCATCTCTGCTGTCCAGACCCGTGCTGATGCCTGCAGAGAATTGCCGGCTGTCTTATTCTGTTCTTGGAATCGAAGTGCGCGGATGGCTGATTTGTCTGCTGCATTCGGAAGCAGTATTTCAAGACTGCAGCGTGTCAAGTCATCCAGTGGCAGGGACTTACTGACTGTGTTGTCTGTTTTTGACACTACCAGTGGAATCAATCCGCTTGGGAGCTTTTCCAGGGCAATTTTTGCCAGCGGGTCGATTGGTGAATCTTTGATGTCACTTCCAAGCGAACGACGAATTTTCAAATGCGGTTGTCTTGTCGTTGCAGGTTTCGGATCTGTGTGTTGCCGGAAACCGGACTTCACGGAATTGCCTGTGTCCTCTTCAGTTTCCGGCGGGGCTGCAGTTTGGGAGGTGGTGACATCATTTGTTTTTGGGTATTGCGTATTCCCGTCTGGCGGGTTGCGATCAGCGGGGACGATCGGGAGTGGTGGAGTTTTTGATACCGAGTTCTGTCCTGCGTAGTAGGCCGCAGCAACCAGTCCGCCGACGCAGCTCAACAACATCAGCGCCGTCAGGATCCAGGTGATCTTTCGCTGATGCCATGGAATTCGTCTGCCCGGCAGTTCGGGGGGTACCGGCATGCCCTGATATTGACTGTACGCCCCGTACTGACCTGACGCTTCGGTATATTCAGTATCTGCCGGAGGACTTAGCTGAGCCTGTCGGCGAGGGAGCATCCTGTTAACGGGTTCATTCTCTGTTGCCGATGGTACGCTGAATTGATCGCTGTAGCTGGCATTTGGTCTGCCGCTGCGCGCCGAAGACGAAAAAGGGGTTTCCGGTGGTGGTCCGGGATTTCCACACAGGTCGACAACATGCATTGTCGGGCTGTGTCTTAGTGAGGCAGCCTGTTTCGTGCCATCAAGAACAAAACGCCACAGGCAGTCACTGCCTGCAATCGGCTTTGTATAGTATGTGTTGAATGTCACATTCCAGCGGCGGGCCGGTGAGATCAGATTCAACGCTTCAACCACCAGTACCAGTGAATTGGTACCCACCGGGACGATCACGGAAACCGGTTTTTGTTTTGTCCGGGTGGCTGAGTCAGCCAGTACCCCGGCCCATCCGGCGTCTCCGGCAAGACGCTTCCACTGAGAGCAGACGCTCGGCTTGGAATATACTGCATTTGGTCGGCGACCTGTCGGCAATGTCCTGACATTCCCGTCCCAGCGTTTTTCACAAAATCCGTCGTGTGCGAGTACCGCGGCAGGTCCTGCGATCACAAGTTCGTTTGGTGCCAGTGCGACATGATGCGCCAGTTTGTTGGATCGTTGTGAATAGTCCAGACCGGCGTCACAAATCCGTGACAGAACGTAGTATCGCTGACTGGATACTTTGATATGCAGGTGAGAGTAATTCACCGGAGCTTTGCAGTCACCTGGTGTAAAGGCATGTCGGTAGCCACTGAGCATCTCCAGTCGCTCAGAAATATTCGCTGCAATTCCATCGGTACTGACGACCGTACAAAATCCTTTGCTGCCGGGCTTCAGACCCTGCGGCGCGGACGTATACACGATCTCGTGACTCATAGACCGCCGCCTCCATTCGGCCTTCGCGGGTCACTGTTTCTGTTCTTTCCGGTATAGGCCATGATCATGCCGGGAACCGTGCGGTAAATAGCGTACAGCAGAGGAATTTCTGTCCAGACGGGTTTGATGTCAGCCGGTCGAACGATGAATTCTTCCCGGTCGTCGGTTTTGATGAGTTCGGGGCCCTGTCCAAGAGCACTGGCGGCAATGTACGTCACGTCCTTCGAAAACCCGTCTGCTGCACTTACAAACTCGGGCGCAAGTTCAGCCATGAGTTTGCGGAGTTTTGCCGACATTCGTTCCAGACGGTCGATATCAAGGGCCGTTTTTCCGGAACGAGTTGTGCGCAGAAAATAGTCCGGCGGGATATCACTGCTGTCCATTAGCGAATTCCACGCATCATACTTTGTGACAACAATGATCAGTGGACGGCTGTCACGGTCTGCCTGACGCAGGCCCGTCTGAGCGCGAATTCTACTCTCGGCCTCCAGCAGAATTTTATCCTGTCGAAAGTTCCAGCCACGTTCTCCCATTTGCGGGTCGGTGCTTGTACCGGAACATCGGTTTCGAAACTCGTGGTGCTGGGTGGGGTCAAACAGAAACAGCAGTGCTTTCGACACGGACAGATGCTGTGTTCCCGGATTGTTGGACGATTCTTCCCCCGGCATAAAGTGTTCGCCGGCATTGTCGTAAAGACACAGAGCACGAGACATTGACTTTAAGTGACTGAATCGTGGATGCTGTGGCTGCGGTTTTACCGAAAAGACAAACGGCCTGGGGAACAGAACCGGACGGCCTCCCAGTACCACCGATTCGTACAGATCTCCTTCCTTTTCTGTTTTCGGCAGCGTCACAGGGGCGTTGCGATCGTTGTTCAGAAACAGGATCTCTTCGTACTGGTTCACGATTCGATTTGAGGCCGGGTCTGCGTCACCAAATGCGATCTGGAATTTGGAACTGAACGCCTTTCGCAACTGCCAGATTGATGCGGCAAGATAGTAGGATTTTCCGGATCCCGGAGCACCCAGGATCGAAAAAAACAAAGGATTCAATTCCAGAGAGGCGCGGACAACTGTCAGATGACATCGTGGACAGGCAAGGTGGTGACAAACCTCCCCTTTGACGTCAATTGCATGGCCATTCTCATTCAGTCGAGTTGGCAGAAACCGTCGCTGGCCGCGGGGCGTGACGATTTCATCATCATCCAGATCGGGGTGAGCCGAAACCCACAAAGCCTCTTCAGGAGGAAACCTGGTCCAGCAGTGAGGACAGGTGGCCCTCGGGAGCAGTGAAGTGGGACGTTGAAAGGCACTAGGCATGTGGATGCTCAGAAGGTCGATGGTTAGTTGTGAGAGATGACCCGACCGCAGTCACAACCAACCGGAGTCACACGAGCAACTGTATCAACAGAACTCCATATGTCGGAGAACCGTGGTCCAATTTCTTCCAGCAGCCTTCGAAGTATCCCTGATGCTGTCTCCCACGTCCAGTACTACCTGATACATCATCATCCAGTGGTGACATTATGAAACGTCGACTGTACTCAGCGATCTTCCCGAGGTGGTAAACGAACGAGAACCAAATGTTGCGAAAATGTCTCAGCTGTCTCATTTAACCTCGACACATCTGTTTGCCTCAAGTAACAGAAGTGATGACGAGATGAACGTTTTCGGAATTCCGAAACACCGGGTAACGGCGGTACGATACTCACGCAGCTGGTTTTCGTAGTCTTCTTTTTTTGATTCCGTCCACTGGTCGATTTCGCCAACAATCCGATCTGATTTGAAGTCGATGATTTCTGCGGCCAGTCTTTTTCCTGAATTTTCAGCGATCACAAGTCGATCGATTTTACCGTGAACAATGCAGTCTTGTTCACGGTAAACGAAGGGCCGTTCAGGAATCACCCGAAGGTCCAGTCGGGAATGTTCTGCGAGTCCAGGCATTTGCTGGAATCGTTTTCGTGTTGCGTCCTGTGTGAGGACCGACTTCGCTGAGGTCCGGTTAATGAACTCCAGGAACTCTGTCAAAAGTACTTCGATAGCTGCATCAGCAATATGCAGCGCCTGTATTGACGGATCCGTTGTGGTTTCCCGTAACCGACTCCGTGTCAGCGGTTCTCCACAGTCCAGCCAGAGAATCCGTTCGAACCATGCGTGAATCAGCATTCCACGGGTTTTCCCGTCAACAACCGAACAATCGCCGGTAGGCGACAATGTGTGACTGGTCAGTGGCAGGCGGGTTGTTCTATGTTCGGACGGCGTGCGACGGACCAGACCGCGCCGACGACCTCCTGTCATGGTGGCTAAATGCAGCTGAGGATCCGCTGTTTGATGTTCTGTTTTGCTCCGGTCGGACGGTACCTGAGTATGAGGGACCTGATGAAACCAGGATGCATTTCCGGTCTTCCAGATCTGTGAATCATCTTCGAGGACTTCTGTGTCAGAAAATACGGCGGCCAGGATTCCGGCCAGAGTTTTCCGGGTTGTCTTCGTTTCCGGTGGAATAAGCAGATGCAGCGCGTGAACAGCGCGAGTCAGTGTAACGTAAAGCAGGCACAGTGAACCCCGGACAATCTCATCAGTTGTTTGCGCCATTGCGTTTTGCAGCTGTTGAGGCAACAAATGTCGTAATCCCCTGTCAACCCATACACAGACGTCTTCCGGTGCTGCCGCACGACCGGGCCTGTCGGCTGCGACTGCCGGAACCTTGACTAATGGGCCGGTGAGTTCCGGCGCAACGACAATTTCGAATTCCAGTCCTTTGCTCTGATGAACCGTCATGACGCGAACCCGGGACGGCACACTGCGACTGAATCTTGAGGACTCCAGATGCTGAACAAATTCTGCCGGATTGAGGGATGATGTCACATCGAACTGCCAGGCTTCTGAAACAACCTGCTGCAAACGAATTCTGTCACGATCGCTGCATTCATTTTGTACCGCTTCCATAATCCACTGGAGTGTGGCGCCGTAACCGTTATCCAGCAGACGACCACGAATGAAGGATGCTGTGGCCATTGCCGCAGCATCGTCCTGCCACTGATCGAAACCTACGACTCTGGCGAGTGGAGAGTGAGCAACGTGGTAACGTGAAACGGTGCAACCGGGATGACTGGACAGATAGAGCAGAGACATGACAGCAAGCACGGCGGGACTGTCAGTCGGCGGAGTTCCGCCTTCTTCACTCGCAGGGACACCAAGTTGGGTTAGTTGATGCACAAGCTGAGCAACACCATTATTGGTTCGCATCAGGACGCCAATTTCCGCACCAGGGCACCGCAGATGGATACTGTGTATCTGTTCCGCAACCCAATTGTTGTAAGCAGCCTTTCTGTCAGATTCGGAATCATCACCGGTCCGGGGCGCGGTTCTCAACTCCGCAAATCCAGGTAAATCGGCAAGGTGAGTCGAATGGACCGGATAATTCCCGCTCCATTCAAGGCTGGCTTTGGCATATTCTTCCAGGTGCTTGTGTCGGTGCAGTTTCTGAAACACATGATTGACGGTTTCAATTACGGCCGGAGCCGATCGTCGACTCTCGTTCAATGGTTCAGCCGCAATCCCCGGAATCGTTGCCTGAACTTCATCCATGACTTCAGCATCTCCTCCGCGCCAGCCGTAGATCGCCTGCTTTGGATCTCCCACGCAGAACACACTGGACGGATTGTCGGATGTAAATTTGATCAGCGGCTTGATCAGTTGCTTCAGGACTTTCCACTGATCGAGTGAGGTGTCCTGAAATTCATCCAGCAACAGATGGCGAAACGAACTGTCCAGTCGATAATTAACGCGGTGTCCTTCGATCATGTTCCCCGAGCAGGCAAGCAGGCGGGTGATTTCACTGAATCGTGTGAAACCAGTGTCGCGGCGCAAACGTTGATACGCGGTATCGAATCGGTGAATCAGTCGCCATGCTGCCTGGTTGTGGTGTGCGATTTGGTTAAGGATTTCAGTTCGGGCATGTCTCACAAGCGGTTCATACGCACAGATCAGTTCTGGTGAAAGATCCTGTCGGCCGAATTGTTGTCGGCCGGATGATACGGCTGCCGCGATCCCTTTCGTCAGAAATTCGGACCAGTTTCCGTCGTGAAATCGGTGCAGATCAGCTGCTCGTGTTTTTGGCTGCTGTTTGCCGCTCAGCGCAACTTCCTTCAACGCATCGATACAGATCTGTAGATCCGGTTTTGACCGACCGGCTGTCTGAGGGATGCGGTTCCACGCCTGGGAATCCGTCTGCAGAAACAGTTCATAGTAGCCCTCTACGGCTTCATCAATCAGCGAACGAACACTGCGACGACTTCGCCCCCTGGCCAGCATCTGCATGAGCTGGCGAGAGTCTTTGGTATCCTGTTCTGCCAGCACCGCATCAATTGCCCGCTGGCGCAATACAGTGTCGGTGAAGTCATCGGCAATAGACCATCCCGGAGGTAAGCCGAGTTCCAGAGTCAGGTTGCGTGCGATCTGCTGAAAGAAGCTGTCGAGTGTCGAGACACGCAGACGGTGCAGCTGTCTCGTCAGTTGACTCAGTAATTCAGTAACTCGCGGCTGAGTCAACTGAAGTGGAGACATTGCACCCGCCAACTCATCATATTTCTGACTGTCAACACAGGATTCCGCCAGTCTCACCAGCAGACGTCCAAGAATTTCACCCGCCGCTTTACGGGTGAACGTGGTTGCCAGAATGGTTTCCGGACGTGCTCCCTCAAACAGCTGTCGGAGGAAATGGCCGGAAAGATTCCACGTTTTTCCGGTGCCGGCCGATGCTCGAATCAGTTGGTGCATAGAAACGGGGAGTCCGTTGAGGTGATCAACAAGCTGTCTCAGTGGCTGGATCTGGTGTTGACTGAACTTTGAGAGCGTCCGGACCAGTCGGCCAGCCAGGGAATGTGACGATCAATGACCGAGTCCTGGCAAATTCGTGTCAGGTCGTCCTGATACATTCCATTCACAGGCTGGAGTCGGTCGATTTGCAGATCCACGATTTGTGCCGCTAACTGCTTCGCTTTTTCTTCAGCGCCGTTCAGTTCTTCCGGAGTCCAGTCAGCAATGCTGGTGCCGATGTACTTGAGATCCCCGGGCAGATTCACGTAACCCAGCTGCACGTTTGAATCAATACCCATTTCCCGAATCAGCAGTCGATACAGTGGAAGCTGAAGATCGATCCAGTCGCCCTTTTTCCGGTGTGTTGATTTCGGATTCTGTGCTCTCTCACTGGTTTTGTAGTCCAGTACTCTCCATTCACCGGATTGACTGTGCCGATCAATTCGATCGATACGACCAACGATCGTCAGAGGACGTCCCAGAGCATCATGCACGTTGTATTCCAGACTGCGTTCACAAAATTTGATTTTCCAGCCATCTGATACCTGTCGTGCCTGCCATTCAGCAAATGCTCTCAGACGTTCTGAGGCCATCTGAAGCTGTACGGCCACAGTGGCAGACAGCTGATTTCCGAAGCGTTCCAGAGCCTCCTGATGCAGATTGTTCAAAAGCGTTTCTTCGATAAGATCAACGCTGCTGAAATGGCGCGTGGCACCCGTCCCGAACTGACTCAGCACAGTATGCAGTAAATTGCCGAACAGGCGGCCGTCCATCTCTCGCGGCTGGTCTTCAATTGATGTGAGACCGATTTCCCGCCGAAGTAAATATCGATACGGACAGCTGATATAGTCACGAAAATGGGTTACCGGAATCTGTGTTGGTTGTGAAGTCTGTTGTGGTGCAGGAATGACGAAGGCGGATTGCCGACTTGTGCTGAATTTGGCCGGTGGATCTCCGGGGAGAGCGTCAGGCAGTGTCGAACCTGATTTGCGTTCCTGATAGAAACGAAGCACTCGACCTGGAACATCGGACTCGTTGCCCGCAAACCACAGTCTGCTGGGAGCCAGTGGATTGCCCTGAACATCCCGGCGACCTGCGATCAGTCGTACCTGTTGTCTACAGTTCAGTAATGATTCCAGTGCCCAGGTGTCACGAGCGTAGCGACGTTTATTGTCGGTCAATCCCAGCTTTGTCCGAATGGTATCCGGCAAAAACACGTCTGAATTTGTTGATTCAGGAACCCGCCCCTCGTTGAATCCCGCTACGGTCACGACCGGACAGTCATCGAGTGGCAGTTCCAGCCATCCCATCAGATCAATCGCAGAGTTATTCGGAGCGGATGCGATGTTGAGATCTCCGATCTGCATCAGCAGTACCGGAAGTGCCTGAGCTGCCGTACACGCGGGTATGACTTCAGCGGGAATCTGCCGCAGCGTTTCGTTGAGTTCGTTCAGGGCATTGATGCAGGCGATCATGGATTCGTCGCGCTGATCATCCCCGCCCGTCGAATAGTCTGCGTAGACCAGATCCAGCAGCCGAAGGGTTCCGGTTGCCCAGTCGCTCAGTGGGTGACGAACCATTAACCCGCGATGCACGGTGTTTGGGTCCGGAACGCCTGTATCGTTGAACTGCGAGTTGTGAACCGGGCTGTCGGTTCGATTTTGTTCCTGCAGGTTCAACTTCGTTTTGGTGAAAGGACGATCCGGCAGAAGTTGCGAAAGCAATTGTGTCACGGACGCGCAGATACATTCAACGATGTTTGTCCGGGGATGATGTCCCAGTGTGCGGCCTGGAACCGGCTGCAGGTGGTCGGCTCGGTAGCTGTCGAGTTCGGCAAGCCAGTTTGTGGCCGCCTGTACACCCTGTTTCTGCAGTTGCTGTTCTATGAATGCAGTTACATCCGAATGGCGCACCAAATCTGTCAGACTTGGGAAATCGGGTCTCTGACGGTCGTCTGCTGTTGCCAGATGCGACGCAACGGCGTCCAGGAGTCTCCAGGGGCGTGAAGCACGCAGGTGTGATCCAATCGGCCAGCGTCCGGACACGCCCGCCAGGGCCAGAGACTGCAGAATCACCGGTACCAGACTGTCATCTGTGACCCCGACAGCGATCTCATCAGCACGATTGATTCCATTCAGTGTCGCCAGATGATCCACAACAGCGTCGGCCTGGTCCTGAGGTGTATCTGTTACCAACGTGGTTTCGTCGGGAATGTGAACAACGCGATCCTGCCATTTGTCAGCAACCAGGCACCCCCACTGATCGAAGTGATCGGCGATGGATTGCGGTGCACAAACCAGTGCCGTGACGCGATCGGAGACCTGGTCCAGCATCTTCCTGACGATGCCGTTCATATCCACTGTTCCAACCAGTATGATGTCGTGATTCGTCGTGCATTCCTGCTGATCAACAGCAATCAGTCGAGCGGTCTGCCGGTCCCACAACTGCAGCGCATCCATACGCATGAGATATTCGGACTGAATCCTTCGAAGGGCCTTCCAGCGTTCAGTTTCTTCTGTCAGTTCGGTTCGCGACAGAATCCGGAACACGTCATCGAAATCCAGACCCTCTGCTGCCAGTTCATCGTGCTGTCGCCTCAGTGAATCACAGAGGTTAATCCACGATGGCAGAGATGTTTCCGGCGGAAGAGTGGCGATTGCCGAATGAAGCTGCTGTGGTGGTACCGCACGGATTGCTGTCATCCATACCAGAAGCTGGGTGAGCTGATCCGCCATTTTTTTTTGTTGCGGATAAAGCAGTTCCGGAAAGTGCAGGAACGTAACCATCCGGGGCGGGATCAGAGAAGGAAACCGGGATTCCGCACGCTCGACCAGCAGTTCAAGCATTCGGCGTGCAGCGCGTCTTGCAGGAAAGACTAGGATGACCTTTGACAGGTCCAGATCATCGGTTGAGGCATATCGGCGGATCAGATAATCAGCAACCAGCGGCAGAGCCGGTTGCTTCCATCCGGTAAAGTGACGTTTGACTGCCATATCGGGTCCACTCGATGTGTGGCGTACAGCGGCCTGTTGACGACCGGCTGATGTGATTATTCTGTCATTCGTGTTGTCGCTTTGCAGTTCACAGGCTGTTTCTGTGGATCAGCGGGAACAAATCAGACACTTTGCAGTTTTCTAAACGAGTGTCTGACGATATCCCTAACGCCAACAACAATTCCTGAATGTACGTTGAGACTTTCATTCAGATGTTTGGGCTTGGGCAGTTGAATCCTGCGGGTATACGATCAGTTGATCGTGACACAGCAGGACCAGATCTTTTCGACCGTCTCCTGTCACATCAGCTACGATTCCTTCCCGAGGTTCGGTGCCTCTCGAGTCAGCGCTGGATACCAGTCGCTTTTCTTCAAACACACGGAAGTGCGTTGCCGCCCGAAGACCATTTGTTTCGCTGAAATGAAGCAGTTCAAGTCCGTCGATTCCGGTATCGATGAGTGCCAGGTCAATCACGTCGTCTCCATTGAAATCACCGGAGATGATATCAGCCGGATAAGCGTCCTCACGTGCAGACTCCCAGGTTGCTATCTCTTTCAGTTCACTTTGCGTATTTCCGGAATACATCACACTGATCCGCTGGTTACTCACCAGCAAAAGATCATCGGCAGAATCTCCGTTCAAATCAGCGATGACTGCGGAGCGGAACCGGAATGATCCCATTTCGACTTCTCTCCACGGTCGAAACAGTCCGGATTCGTTTCTTAGAATCCGAAGGCGATCGATTCCGGTATCGATCAGTATGATTTCGTCCGTGCCGTCGTTGTCGTAATCCATACTCACTGCGCCACTGATTCGTGCCTTTTCTTCAGCGGCATTGAACTGATCAACAACCGTCCAACGCTGGTCCTCCAGTTTCATGGCACGGGCAAATGCCCCGCGACCAACCAGCAGATGGTGATGGTGGACAAACAGTGGCCCGGCAGTACCTTTGCCCAGACTGAGCCGATGGGGATGCGGAGTCTCTGATAAAAGTCCGTGTTTGTCACTTAGAAACGTGATGACACCCTCGGAACCGGCGCCCTGGGGAACAATCAGCAGATCTTCGTTTCCGTCGACATTGGCGTCCATTTTTAGGAGATGCACAGGCGGGTTTCCGTTAATCCCGGCCGCTTCGAATTCTGTCACACGATTCATCGATTCGGCAGTACCTTCGGAGGAAAGTGACATCTGACGGAGACCGAGCAGATTTTTCCTGTTGCGCCCGCCGGACTTCGTGCAAATTGCCAGTGTTGGCTGACCGCTTGTCTGCAGCACCTGAATTCCGCACAGAGACTGACTTTTCTTTGCGCGTGTCAGTGGTTTGGGAAATGTGAGCCTTCCTTCCTGGAATCGACTGAGTGCGACCACGTTTTCCGGTTCGCTCATCAGAACCAGTTCCTGCTGCGCATCACCGTCAATATCAACCATACAGGCATCCGTCGCACCCAGCAGTCCCGGAAACATTTCAGCTGGCGCCAGACCATCGATCCCACTTTGCCGAAACACAAGTACCTGGGCGTTTTCGGGATCTGTCACAACGACGTCACTGAGTCCATCACCGTCAACATCACCGACTGCAATCGCCCGGTTTTGTCCGGAGGATCTGCCGTCGCCGATCCCAAAATGTACCAGACTGCGCGGAGCCGACGGATCCGCGTGCTTTGGATTTGCCAGGCGTGAAATGACCAGTCGTCCGGTGCGCTGATCAATCGTCAGGATTTCCTTCCCGGGTTCGGTGTCGACATCGCAAACCGTCACAGAACGAGGCTGATGCAGATCAAAATTGAGCTCCGGCCCAAGACGACCGTCAGCGGTCTGCAGTCTGGCGTATAATCCACGATGACTTCCTTCGATTGCCATATAACAGACATCATCCCGACCGTCACCGTTGATGTCTGCTGCCTGCACCAGTGATAACTGAACTGATGTATTGATCAGTCGATGCGGAGAATTCATCTCACCGCGGTCATTCTGGTAGACGATGTACATCGCCGTCTTTCCGAGTACGACCAGATCACAGCGATCGTCACCATTGAGGTCTCCTGCAGAAACCATCCACGCGACTGCTGCCAGTTCGGGAAGTCTCACCGACCAGGATTTACTCCAGTCAGCTTTCGTGTCACCGTGCTGATAACGGATCACCAGTCGGTCCGGCATTCCGACATAAGCAATGTCGGTGCGTCCGTCGGCATTGAAGTCCCCGGAAGTTAATCCGGCCACCTCTTTATCGACCGGGATTTCCTGAAATTCAAACCGCCCATCCGATCGCAGGTCATTGACATGTCCCCTGACGTCCTGCTCTTCCTGTTCTTCAGGAAGACGCTGCCGCAGTAATTTCAGACAGCTGTCGCGATTGTCCACCAGTAGTAAATCGGTGCGGTCGTCGGGGCTAAAGTGTCCCGCCACCAGATTGCCGGCACGGCTATTGAGTTCAAACAGTTCCACCCCTGTGAACCCGTAAAACTGGGCCAGGTTTGTGGACTCTGTGGTGTCTTCGGCGGTTGCTCCCGAGACGCCGGCCACGAGCAGGAATCCGGACACAGCCATGAAAAACACAAGGCGATGAATCACTGCAGGCCGTCCTGACTAAAACAGAGAATACGGAAATGTCCGCTGAATATGCGACCAGCGATACGATTCTATTTTCGTGAACGACCTGTTTAGATGCAAACCGATGACCGTGCTGTCAAAGTGATTCCGATTCGAGTGGTACTTAGTAACGTATAAAGGAGCTGCAGTCGATGACTACAGCTCCTTTGTGAGTTGTCATGCGCAAGAGAGGATTCGAACCTCCACGTCCAAAAAAGGACACCAGGCCCTCAACCTG
It encodes the following:
- a CDS encoding PD-(D/E)XK nuclease family protein, which gives rise to MAVKRHFTGWKQPALPLVADYLIRRYASTDDLDLSKVILVFPARRAARRMLELLVERAESRFPSLIPPRMVTFLHFPELLYPQQKKMADQLTQLLVWMTAIRAVPPQQLHSAIATLPPETSLPSWINLCDSLRRQHDELAAEGLDFDDVFRILSRTELTEETERWKALRRIQSEYLMRMDALQLWDRQTARLIAVDQQECTTNHDIILVGTVDMNGIVRKMLDQVSDRVTALVCAPQSIADHFDQWGCLVADKWQDRVVHIPDETTLVTDTPQDQADAVVDHLATLNGINRADEIAVGVTDDSLVPVILQSLALAGVSGRWPIGSHLRASRPWRLLDAVASHLATADDRQRPDFPSLTDLVRHSDVTAFIEQQLQKQGVQAATNWLAELDSYRADHLQPVPGRTLGHHPRTNIVECICASVTQLLSQLLPDRPFTKTKLNLQEQNRTDSPVHNSQFNDTGVPDPNTVHRGLMVRHPLSDWATGTLRLLDLVYADYSTGGDDQRDESMIACINALNELNETLRQIPAEVIPACTAAQALPVLLMQIGDLNIASAPNNSAIDLMGWLELPLDDCPVVTVAGFNEGRVPESTNSDVFLPDTIRTKLGLTDNKRRYARDTWALESLLNCRQQVRLIAGRRDVQGNPLAPSRLWFAGNESDVPGRVLRFYQERKSGSTLPDALPGDPPAKFSTSRQSAFVIPAPQQTSQPTQIPVTHFRDYISCPYRYLLRREIGLTSIEDQPREMDGRLFGNLLHTVLSQFGTGATRHFSSVDLIEETLLNNLHQEALERFGNQLSATVAVQLQMASERLRAFAEWQARQVSDGWKIKFCERSLEYNVHDALGRPLTIVGRIDRIDRHSQSGEWRVLDYKTSERAQNPKSTHRKKGDWIDLQLPLYRLLIREMGIDSNVQLGYVNLPGDLKYIGTSIADWTPEELNGAEEKAKQLAAQIVDLQIDRLQPVNGMYQDDLTRICQDSVIDRHIPWLADWSGRSQSSVNTRSSH
- a CDS encoding VCBS repeat-containing protein, translated to MIHRLVFFMAVSGFLLVAGVSGATAEDTTESTNLAQFYGFTGVELFELNSRAGNLVAGHFSPDDRTDLLLVDNRDSCLKLLRQRLPEEQEEQDVRGHVNDLRSDGRFEFQEIPVDKEVAGLTSGDFNADGRTDIAYVGMPDRLVIRYQHGDTKADWSKSWSVRLPELAAVAWMVSAGDLNGDDRCDLVVLGKTAMYIVYQNDRGEMNSPHRLINTSVQLSLVQAADINGDGRDDVCYMAIEGSHRGLYARLQTADGRLGPELNFDLHQPRSVTVCDVDTEPGKEILTIDQRTGRLVISRLANPKHADPSAPRSLVHFGIGDGRSSGQNRAIAVGDVDGDGLSDVVVTDPENAQVLVFRQSGIDGLAPAEMFPGLLGATDACMVDIDGDAQQELVLMSEPENVVALSRFQEGRLTFPKPLTRAKKSQSLCGIQVLQTSGQPTLAICTKSGGRNRKNLLGLRQMSLSSEGTAESMNRVTEFEAAGINGNPPVHLLKMDANVDGNEDLLIVPQGAGSEGVITFLSDKHGLLSETPHPHRLSLGKGTAGPLFVHHHHLLVGRGAFARAMKLEDQRWTVVDQFNAAEEKARISGAVSMDYDNDGTDEIILIDTGIDRLRILRNESGLFRPWREVEMGSFRFRSAVIADLNGDSADDLLLVSNQRISVMYSGNTQSELKEIATWESAREDAYPADIISGDFNGDDVIDLALIDTGIDGLELLHFSETNGLRAATHFRVFEEKRLVSSADSRGTEPREGIVADVTGDGRKDLVLLCHDQLIVYPQDSTAQAQTSE
- a CDS encoding UvrD-helicase domain-containing protein; its protein translation is MHQLIRASAGTGKTWNLSGHFLRQLFEGARPETILATTFTRKAAGEILGRLLVRLAESCVDSQKYDELAGAMSPLQLTQPRVTELLSQLTRQLHRLRVSTLDSFFQQIARNLTLELGLPPGWSIADDFTDTVLRQRAIDAVLAEQDTKDSRQLMQMLARGRSRRSVRSLIDEAVEGYYELFLQTDSQAWNRIPQTAGRSKPDLQICIDALKEVALSGKQQPKTRAADLHRFHDGNWSEFLTKGIAAAVSSGRQQFGRQDLSPELICAYEPLVRHARTEILNQIAHHNQAAWRLIHRFDTAYQRLRRDTGFTRFSEITRLLACSGNMIEGHRVNYRLDSSFRHLLLDEFQDTSLDQWKVLKQLIKPLIKFTSDNPSSVFCVGDPKQAIYGWRGGDAEVMDEVQATIPGIAAEPLNESRRSAPAVIETVNHVFQKLHRHKHLEEYAKASLEWSGNYPVHSTHLADLPGFAELRTAPRTGDDSESDRKAAYNNWVAEQIHSIHLRCPGAEIGVLMRTNNGVAQLVHQLTQLGVPASEEGGTPPTDSPAVLAVMSLLYLSSHPGCTVSRYHVAHSPLARVVGFDQWQDDAAAMATASFIRGRLLDNGYGATLQWIMEAVQNECSDRDRIRLQQVVSEAWQFDVTSSLNPAEFVQHLESSRFSRSVPSRVRVMTVHQSKGLEFEIVVAPELTGPLVKVPAVAADRPGRAAAPEDVCVWVDRGLRHLLPQQLQNAMAQTTDEIVRGSLCLLYVTLTRAVHALHLLIPPETKTTRKTLAGILAAVFSDTEVLEDDSQIWKTGNASWFHQVPHTQVPSDRSKTEHQTADPQLHLATMTGGRRRGLVRRTPSEHRTTRLPLTSHTLSPTGDCSVVDGKTRGMLIHAWFERILWLDCGEPLTRSRLRETTTDPSIQALHIADAAIEVLLTEFLEFINRTSAKSVLTQDATRKRFQQMPGLAEHSRLDLRVIPERPFVYREQDCIVHGKIDRLVIAENSGKRLAAEIIDFKSDRIVGEIDQWTESKKEDYENQLREYRTAVTRCFGIPKTFISSSLLLLEANRCVEVK